One window of the Amycolatopsis mediterranei genome contains the following:
- a CDS encoding AAA family ATPase: protein MVNDWPLVGREQELAFARRALADAEVCGLLLTGRAGAGKTRLAKVLLAELAAGGARTHWVRAMSSASTIPFGAFAHLLPGSADGTADRAHRLNQVAGHLTRGAEGRRLVLCVDDAHLLDDLSATLVHQLAATASAFVVVIAPHGVSVPDPVFAMWKDRVAERLDVGELTRPQTAELVTAVLGGRLEDGAEHRLWHLTLGNPLFLRELLQGGLDSGALSATDGVWRWSGALRATPRLVELIEIRTDRVDADERRLLELLAFGEPLGCEPLLRLGAARVLASAERAGLVVSERTGRRLNVRLAHPLYAEVIRRRTSPLRQRDTYRILAGTLDLTGARRAEDKPRLVRWRLAAGLPTDPELVRAAAETLLRKDFPQAEQLAAEAVRLSGGFAAKFLLAQVRIAGGRHADADALLAELAGETVSDVQHARVAGTRARNLAFGLNRFSDAEVVLDTAETAVSGTADDLVIARAALRAAAGASRAALDLLGPALDRNHRGDELRLGALVVAAGALAESGRTEACLGVVEEGLAIAASGASVPGSRVRLEHARIVALCRAGRLEEAEDLAGEDYRDAVRDRWGPALAGAAASLGTVALAYGNVRAAIRRLREALAVEGHDQPYEFRPAVTGAWARASAMAGRPEDVDLPGPLGDWAGAWAAAARGELTRAAQLAAAAASAAEASGRAAVAAEIRHDLVRFGVPEFSSDLDGPLVSLYAAHTRALSTGDAAGLDTVASAFAGTGARLLAAEAAAEAARLHRTAGKLGSAVGSAQRAQSWLASCEDAATPALALLDTPLDLTVRELEIARLVATGLTSRAVADRLVVSVRTVDNVLHGVYAKLGISGRRELASVVGRPEPGSNPGDGP from the coding sequence GTGGTGAACGACTGGCCATTGGTCGGCCGCGAACAGGAACTGGCGTTCGCGCGCCGGGCGCTGGCCGACGCCGAGGTGTGCGGCCTGCTGCTGACCGGGCGCGCCGGCGCCGGCAAGACGCGCCTGGCCAAGGTGCTGCTGGCCGAGCTGGCCGCCGGCGGGGCGCGCACGCACTGGGTGCGCGCGATGTCGTCCGCTTCGACGATTCCGTTCGGGGCCTTCGCCCACCTCCTGCCCGGCAGCGCCGACGGCACGGCGGACCGCGCCCACCGGCTCAACCAGGTCGCCGGCCACCTCACCCGCGGTGCGGAGGGGCGCCGGCTCGTACTCTGCGTCGACGACGCGCACCTGCTCGACGACCTGTCGGCGACCCTGGTGCACCAGCTGGCCGCGACCGCGTCGGCGTTCGTCGTCGTGATCGCGCCGCACGGGGTGAGCGTGCCCGACCCGGTGTTCGCGATGTGGAAGGACCGCGTCGCCGAGCGGCTCGACGTCGGCGAGCTGACCCGGCCGCAGACCGCCGAGCTGGTCACCGCGGTCCTGGGCGGGCGGCTCGAGGACGGCGCGGAGCACCGGCTGTGGCACCTGACCCTCGGGAACCCGCTGTTCCTGCGGGAGCTCCTCCAGGGCGGGCTCGACAGCGGTGCGCTGTCGGCCACCGACGGCGTGTGGCGGTGGAGCGGCGCCCTCCGTGCGACGCCGCGGCTGGTCGAGCTGATCGAAATCCGCACCGACCGCGTCGATGCCGACGAACGGCGGCTGCTGGAACTGCTGGCCTTCGGGGAGCCGCTGGGCTGCGAACCCCTGCTGCGGCTCGGCGCCGCGCGCGTGCTGGCCTCCGCCGAGCGCGCCGGGCTTGTCGTGTCAGAACGCACCGGGCGGCGGCTGAACGTCCGTCTCGCGCACCCGCTCTACGCGGAGGTGATCCGGCGGCGCACGTCGCCGCTGCGGCAGCGCGACACCTACCGCATCCTCGCCGGCACCCTGGACCTGACCGGCGCCCGGCGCGCCGAGGACAAGCCGCGGCTGGTGCGCTGGCGGCTGGCCGCCGGGCTGCCGACCGACCCGGAGCTCGTCCGCGCCGCGGCGGAGACGTTGCTGCGCAAGGACTTCCCGCAGGCCGAGCAGCTGGCCGCGGAAGCGGTCCGGCTGAGCGGCGGGTTCGCCGCGAAGTTCCTGCTGGCCCAGGTCCGGATCGCGGGCGGACGGCACGCCGACGCCGACGCGTTGCTGGCGGAGCTCGCCGGCGAAACGGTGTCGGACGTCCAGCACGCGCGCGTCGCCGGGACGCGGGCGCGGAACCTGGCGTTCGGCCTGAACCGGTTCTCCGACGCCGAAGTGGTGCTGGACACGGCCGAGACGGCGGTGTCCGGCACGGCCGACGACCTGGTGATCGCCCGGGCGGCCCTGCGTGCGGCGGCCGGTGCGTCCCGCGCGGCCCTGGACCTGCTCGGCCCGGCGCTGGACCGCAACCACCGCGGCGACGAGCTCCGCCTCGGGGCACTCGTGGTCGCGGCCGGGGCGCTGGCCGAGTCCGGGCGCACCGAGGCGTGCCTCGGCGTCGTCGAAGAGGGTCTCGCGATCGCGGCGTCCGGTGCTTCCGTGCCGGGGTCCCGGGTCCGGCTCGAGCACGCCCGGATCGTCGCGCTCTGCCGGGCGGGCCGCCTGGAAGAGGCCGAGGACCTGGCGGGCGAGGACTACCGGGATGCGGTCCGCGACCGCTGGGGTCCGGCCTTGGCGGGGGCGGCGGCGTCCCTCGGGACGGTCGCGCTCGCGTACGGCAACGTGCGCGCGGCGATCCGCCGGCTCCGCGAAGCGCTGGCCGTGGAGGGACATGACCAGCCGTACGAATTCCGCCCCGCGGTGACGGGGGCGTGGGCCCGGGCCTCGGCGATGGCGGGGCGACCCGAGGACGTGGACCTGCCCGGCCCCCTCGGTGACTGGGCCGGCGCCTGGGCGGCCGCGGCCCGGGGCGAGCTGACCCGGGCCGCGCAGCTGGCCGCAGCGGCCGCGTCGGCTGCGGAGGCGTCGGGCCGGGCGGCGGTCGCGGCGGAGATCCGGCACGACCTGGTCCGCTTCGGCGTGCCCGAGTTCTCGTCGGACCTGGACGGGCCGCTGGTGTCGCTGTACGCGGCCCACACGCGGGCGCTGTCCACGGGGGACGCGGCCGGTTTGGACACTGTCGCCTCGGCGTTCGCCGGCACCGGGGCCCGGCTGCTGGCGGCGGAGGCCGCGGCCGAGGCGGCGCGGCTCCACCGTACGGCGGGCAAGCTGGGCAGCGCGGTCGGCTCGGCCCAGCGGGCCCAGTCGTGGCTCGCGTCCTGTGAGGACGCCGCGACGCCGGCGCTGGCGTTGCTGGACACCCCGCTCGACCTGACGGTCCGCGAGCTGGAGATCGCCCGCTTGGTGGCCACGGGCTTGACGAGCCGGGCCGTCGCCGACCGTCTCGTCGTATCCGTCCGGACGGTGGACAACGTGCTGCACGGTGTGTACGCGAAGCTGGGAATTTCGGGGCGGCGGGAGCTCGCTTCGGTGGTAGGCCGGCCGGAGCCGGGGAGTAACCCGGGCGACGGTCCGTAG